A region of the Stutzerimonas stutzeri genome:
TGACTTCCAGCAATTCGCATGGCGCGGACAGGGTGAAGGGCATGGCAGTTACGGCGTCGGTGATGGTTTGCGGGGTGGCCATTGTAGCGGCACCGCTGCGGCTGCGCTGCGTCGTGCTGCATGGCCCGTCCGGCGAACGGATTGAACTTCGATGGATCGTCCAACCTCTACCTAGTAGGGCGCGGTTTGCGCGCATGACCTGGAGAAGGTCCCGCCGTACCGCATTTCGCTGGCACATCAGATGGAGGAAATTCCATGCTCAATTCCACTTACCAGTCGTGCATCCAGGCCTGTTCCAATTGCGCACTGGTCTGCGAGACCTGCGCGGCATCCTGCTTGCGCGAGGACGACGTGAAGATGATGGCGCGCTGCATCGAACTCGACCGTGACTGCGCCGACATGTGTGCGATCGCAGCAGTGCTGATGACCCGCGACAGTGCCTATGCCAAAGCCTTCTGCAAGCTTTGCGCGCAGGTCTGTCGCGATTGCGCCGAGGAGTGTGGCAAGCACAAGCACGACCATTGCCGGGCCTGCGCCGAGGCCTGTCGCAAGTGCGCTGAAGAATGCGAAAAGATGGCAGCCTGATCGGTCGCCGATCCGGAGGGCCGCAGCTGCGGCCCGTTTGCTTCAGCTCAGCCAGTCCAGCGTCAGGATCAGACGGCGCTCAGCCGTTGTCGCCTGCGGCGAGCGATGAATGATCCCGGCGCCTTCGTTACCCAGCCATTTCTCCCCCTTGAACAACGCCACGTCGCCAACCCCGAGCTGCTGGATGGCAGCCGGATCAGTCGGTTCGGCTGTCGGATCGCCCAGGCGCCGACGCGGCATACCGCCCTCATGAAGCCATTCGCTACCTGCGCCGGCGTAGGTGGTGATCAGTCGCAGGGGGACATGATCGACGTGAAAGCGCGGGCACATGGGCTTGTCCAGCATGCGCAGACGCAAGCCAATGCGCCGCGCATCGACCAGGCAGCTGAACGCCCGCACCAGCCAGGCCACGTCGGCGACGAAACCGGCATGGCCGGCAAGGTCCCGATAGGCCGCCGCCAGGGTTGGCAGCTGCAGCTCACCGTCGCCGGCCGGTTCGAGCGCCAACGATTCCGCCAGCGGTTCGCCCAGGGCCAGGAGAGTGTCGGCGAACTCGGCTATGTGCAGCGGCAGCTGGCGCTGCCATACGGCGAGGTTGACGCCATCGTTCAGCGTTTCGCCGAGTATCGCGGGAGAATCGCCCAGCAGCTGGCGTGGCTGTGGGCGAATGATCTGCTGCGCCAGCATCAGGCGACCTGCTCGTGCCAGGGGCCGAACGGGTCCGGCAGGCGCAGCCAGCCGTTGACGCCTACGGCCCACTCGCTGTCGTTCAGCAGGCAGGCGTCGAGTTCGCGGCGCAGCTGGTCGAAGTTGATGTTCTGCCCGATGAAGACCAGCTCCTGGCGGCAGTCGCCGAACTCACCGCGGGACTTGGCCAGGATTGCCGTGCGGCTTTCGCTGTCGCTCGGCCAGGCCGACTCCGGGGTGAAGTGCCACCAGCGCCCGGCGTAGTCGTAGCGCATCAGCCCACCGGCCTGGGACCAGCTGCCTGCTTCCTCTGGCCGGGTGGCCAGCCAGAAGAAGCCTTTGGAGCGCAGCAGGCGGCCGTTGCTCCACTCGCGGTTGAGGAAGTTGTAGAAGCGTTGTGGGTGGAACGGCCGGCGCGCCAGATAGGCGGTGGAGGCGATGCCGTATTCCTCGGTTTCCGGCACATGCTCACCGCGCATTTCCTTGAGCCAGCCCGGCGCCTGGGCGGCGCGTTCGAAGTCGAAACGGCCGGTGTCGAGGATTCGGTCGAGCGGCACCTGGCCCATGCTCATCGGCAGAATCTCGGCATGGGTATTGAGCCGACCGAGAATGGCGGTCAGCTCTTCACGTTCGGCGGCGGAAATCAGGTCGATCTTGCTGATCAGGATGACGTCGGCAAACTCCACCTGTTCGATCAGCAGCTCGGTGACCGAGTGCTCGTCGTCCTCGCCAAGGGTTTCGCCGCGGTTGGCGAGGCTTTCTGCCTCTTGGAAGTCACGCAGGAAATTAACCCCGTCGACCACCGTGACCATGGTATCCAGGCGAGCCAGATCGGCCAGGCTCTGGCCCTGCTCGTCGCGGAAAGTGAAGGTTTCGGCCACCGGCAGCGGTTCGGAAATGCCGGTGGACTCGATCAACAGGTAGTCGAAACGGCCTTCGCGGGCGAGCTTGCCGACTTCCTCAAGCAGGTCTTCGCGCAGGGTGCAGCAGATGCAGCCGTTGCTCATCTCCACCAGCTTTTCTTCGGCACGATTGAGGCTGACGCCGCGCTGCACCTCGTTGCCGTCGATGTTGATCTCGCTCATGTCGTTGACGATCACCGCGACGCGGCGGCCTTCGCGATTCTTCAGGATGTGGTTGAGCAGGGTGCTCTTGCCGGCACCGAGGAAGCCGGACAGGACGGTTACGGGGAGGCGGTTCATGGCGGTCTCTCAGGCGGATCGTTGGTGTTTTTCGCGCTGTTCCTGGCGTTGCTTCGCCTCGATGGACAGCGTCGTGGTGGGGCGCAACAGCAGGCGCTGCAGGCCGATGGGTTCGCCAGTCTCGGCGCACCAGCCGTATTCGCCGCGGGCGATGGCATCCAGCGCATCGTCGATCTTGTCCAGCAGCTTCTTTTCCCGCTCGAGCACGCGCAGCTGCCACTGGCGCTGCTCTTCGGCACTGCCGATGTCGGCTGGATCGCTGCTGGGTTCAACTTCGCGCAAGGCGTCGAATTCCTCGGCGATGCGGCTCTGC
Encoded here:
- a CDS encoding four-helix bundle copper-binding protein translates to MLNSTYQSCIQACSNCALVCETCAASCLREDDVKMMARCIELDRDCADMCAIAAVLMTRDSAYAKAFCKLCAQVCRDCAEECGKHKHDHCRACAEACRKCAEECEKMAA
- the dksA gene encoding RNA polymerase-binding protein DksA, coding for MTEAELLAQPAEAYMNAEQQAFFRDLLLQQRQELQSRIAEEFDALREVEPSSDPADIGSAEEQRQWQLRVLEREKKLLDKIDDALDAIARGEYGWCAETGEPIGLQRLLLRPTTTLSIEAKQRQEQREKHQRSA
- the zigA gene encoding zinc metallochaperone GTPase ZigA; protein product: MNRLPVTVLSGFLGAGKSTLLNHILKNREGRRVAVIVNDMSEINIDGNEVQRGVSLNRAEEKLVEMSNGCICCTLREDLLEEVGKLAREGRFDYLLIESTGISEPLPVAETFTFRDEQGQSLADLARLDTMVTVVDGVNFLRDFQEAESLANRGETLGEDDEHSVTELLIEQVEFADVILISKIDLISAAEREELTAILGRLNTHAEILPMSMGQVPLDRILDTGRFDFERAAQAPGWLKEMRGEHVPETEEYGIASTAYLARRPFHPQRFYNFLNREWSNGRLLRSKGFFWLATRPEEAGSWSQAGGLMRYDYAGRWWHFTPESAWPSDSESRTAILAKSRGEFGDCRQELVFIGQNINFDQLRRELDACLLNDSEWAVGVNGWLRLPDPFGPWHEQVA
- a CDS encoding DUF1826 domain-containing protein, whose translation is MLAQQIIRPQPRQLLGDSPAILGETLNDGVNLAVWQRQLPLHIAEFADTLLALGEPLAESLALEPAGDGELQLPTLAAAYRDLAGHAGFVADVAWLVRAFSCLVDARRIGLRLRMLDKPMCPRFHVDHVPLRLITTYAGAGSEWLHEGGMPRRRLGDPTAEPTDPAAIQQLGVGDVALFKGEKWLGNEGAGIIHRSPQATTAERRLILTLDWLS